One genomic window of Candidatus Pseudobacter hemicellulosilyticus includes the following:
- a CDS encoding beta galactosidase jelly roll domain-containing protein produces the protein MLKAGLLLFTGLLAVQCLQVQAQQPVVETNPSAARSVFLKPGKAGKLSWQMKKASEAGPGEVVSAASYQPEGWLPAIVPGTVLNSLVHNKIYPEPYYGDINRYSRKLIPDLNDAGQEFYHYWFRTAFAVPDQFRGKKVWLKLHGVNYRADVWLNGQKLGTINGMFQPGNFEVTGKINRTGNNVLAVDVLPVDVPGDVYRKNNTRTGAVGENNNGGDGEIGKNVTMLMSVGWDFTAPDGIRDRNTGIWKDVELYATGDVLLQDAFVQTALPLPDTSSSKQTISVELKNTTDTRQTGKLSGAIAGTAIRFERTVELNPGETRQIVFDPGAYPQLTIKNPKLWWPVNKGQQHLYTLQLQFKKGNEVSHELTTRFGVRQIQTDQNTPDKSRRFIVNGHPVFIRGTNWIPEAMLRTSAERTETELRYTKQGGYNLVRLWGGGIAESDAFYRICDELGLLVWNEFWITGDTRFPQDTALYFSNLRATVKRIRSHPSVAYYVASNESKDLPGTEKIIHELDPTIGYQEQSECCGIHDGSPYKYENPMQYFENTASPRGSRVDGFNPEYGTPCLPLVESLRQMMPESDLWPINDSVWNYLDGNGFHKMNTGYRQAVSQLGTVRSIEEYAQKAQLVGAMNYRGICEVWNYNKFSWGDRFASGYLFWYNNSPLPQTASRMYDWYLRPTAALYYAQNGNAPLHPQFDYYKNTVSVYNDYRKAFPDHTLEATVYDLHSRLVSTQSITVQIPADGLVKDALKLDFNDSISQVHFIKLLLKSPAGNTVAEAFYWRSKDAYKGAWTMTGPAVSGFSAIDQLPKAGLTGSAKKRTVNNKVFVEVLVKNTSDKLAFFNQVRLMDQAGAVLPSVFYTDNFFSLLPGEERRVTIEVSADRLKQAKRLSVSGLNTDEISIKF, from the coding sequence ATGTTAAAAGCAGGTCTTTTATTATTTACCGGATTATTGGCAGTGCAATGCCTGCAGGTACAGGCGCAGCAGCCAGTTGTTGAGACCAACCCTTCGGCGGCCCGGTCTGTTTTTTTGAAACCCGGCAAAGCGGGCAAGCTGTCCTGGCAGATGAAAAAAGCCAGTGAGGCAGGACCTGGTGAAGTAGTGTCAGCTGCCAGCTATCAGCCTGAAGGCTGGCTGCCGGCTATTGTTCCCGGAACTGTTTTAAATAGCCTGGTGCATAATAAGATATATCCTGAACCATACTATGGAGATATTAACCGTTACTCCCGCAAACTCATTCCTGACCTGAATGATGCAGGGCAGGAGTTCTATCATTACTGGTTCAGAACAGCCTTTGCAGTCCCTGATCAATTCAGGGGTAAGAAGGTCTGGCTGAAACTGCATGGGGTTAATTACAGGGCGGATGTGTGGCTGAACGGACAAAAGCTGGGTACCATCAACGGCATGTTCCAGCCTGGTAATTTTGAGGTGACCGGTAAAATAAACCGTACCGGTAACAATGTACTGGCAGTAGATGTATTGCCCGTTGATGTGCCTGGTGATGTGTACAGGAAAAATAATACGCGTACGGGAGCAGTGGGTGAGAATAACAATGGGGGAGATGGTGAAATTGGCAAAAATGTTACCATGCTGATGTCTGTTGGCTGGGACTTTACTGCACCTGATGGTATCCGCGACAGGAATACCGGGATCTGGAAAGATGTGGAGTTATATGCTACCGGGGATGTGCTGTTGCAGGACGCCTTTGTACAGACGGCTTTGCCATTGCCTGATACCAGTTCTTCGAAACAAACCATATCGGTTGAGCTGAAAAATACTACGGATACCAGGCAGACCGGAAAGCTGTCAGGCGCTATTGCCGGCACCGCCATTCGTTTTGAAAGAACGGTGGAATTGAACCCGGGAGAAACCAGGCAGATCGTCTTCGATCCGGGCGCCTATCCCCAGCTTACCATCAAGAACCCCAAACTATGGTGGCCGGTGAATAAAGGCCAGCAGCACCTGTATACCCTGCAATTGCAGTTTAAAAAAGGGAATGAGGTCTCTCATGAGCTGACAACCCGCTTTGGCGTTCGACAGATCCAGACTGATCAAAATACACCGGATAAGTCGCGCAGGTTTATTGTCAACGGTCATCCTGTTTTTATCAGGGGCACCAACTGGATACCGGAAGCCATGCTGCGAACTTCTGCAGAACGCACAGAGACAGAGCTACGGTATACAAAACAGGGTGGGTACAACCTGGTAAGATTGTGGGGTGGTGGAATAGCGGAGTCGGATGCCTTTTACAGGATCTGTGATGAACTGGGCCTGCTGGTATGGAATGAATTCTGGATAACGGGGGATACCCGCTTCCCCCAGGATACGGCCCTTTATTTCAGCAATCTGCGGGCGACAGTTAAGCGGATCCGTTCTCATCCATCCGTTGCCTACTACGTAGCGTCTAATGAATCCAAGGACCTGCCCGGAACGGAAAAGATCATCCATGAGCTGGATCCCACCATTGGCTACCAGGAGCAATCAGAATGCTGTGGCATACATGATGGTAGTCCGTATAAATATGAGAACCCTATGCAGTATTTTGAAAATACGGCTTCTCCGAGGGGCAGCAGGGTAGATGGGTTTAACCCGGAATATGGAACGCCCTGTTTACCGCTGGTGGAATCTTTGCGGCAAATGATGCCGGAAAGCGACCTCTGGCCTATTAATGACTCTGTCTGGAATTACCTGGACGGCAACGGATTTCATAAAATGAATACCGGCTACCGCCAGGCGGTCAGCCAGCTCGGCACTGTCCGTTCTATTGAAGAGTATGCGCAGAAGGCCCAGCTGGTAGGCGCTATGAACTACCGTGGTATTTGTGAAGTGTGGAATTACAATAAGTTCTCCTGGGGCGACAGGTTTGCTTCCGGCTATTTATTCTGGTATAATAACAGCCCGCTACCGCAAACCGCCAGCCGGATGTACGACTGGTACCTGCGTCCAACGGCGGCATTGTATTATGCACAGAACGGCAATGCTCCTTTGCATCCGCAGTTTGATTATTATAAGAATACAGTATCGGTGTACAATGATTACCGGAAAGCTTTTCCGGACCATACACTCGAAGCCACTGTCTATGATCTTCACTCCAGGCTGGTATCTACCCAATCAATAACCGTACAGATACCGGCAGATGGATTGGTGAAAGACGCGCTGAAACTGGATTTTAATGACAGCATCTCGCAGGTCCATTTTATTAAATTGCTGCTGAAGTCGCCGGCAGGCAATACAGTAGCTGAAGCTTTTTACTGGCGCTCGAAAGATGCGTACAAAGGCGCCTGGACCATGACGGGACCTGCAGTGTCAGGATTTTCAGCTATTGACCAGTTGCCAAAAGCTGGGTTGACCGGCTCTGCGAAAAAAAGAACAGTCAACAATAAGGTATTTGTAGAGGTGCTGGTAAAGAATACATCGGATAAATTAGCCTTTTTCAACCAGGTCAGGTTGATGGACCAGGCTGGCGCTGTACTGCCATCGGTATTCTATACGGATAACTTCTTTTCCCTGCTGCCGGGAGAGGAAAGGAGGGTGACGATAGAAGTATCAGCGGATAGATTGAAGCAGGCAAAACGGCTGTCTGTAAGTGGTTTGAATACGGATGAGATCAGTATAAAATTTTAG